One Paralysiella testudinis genomic window, TGTGCTGGAGGCTTATCCGGCAACGCAGCCTTAAAATGCACAAGCCCGCTTTCAGGCAGCCTAAAACCTTTAACACTTCATTAAAATAACCAACAGCAAAACCCAACACAAGGAGAACACATGAAACTGGAAACCCAAGCCATCCACGCCGGCTACAGCCCCGACCCCACCACCAAGGCCGTGGCGGTGCCGATTTACCAAACCGCCAGCTATGCCTTTGACAACACCCAACACGGTGCTGATCTGTTCAACCTCAATGTGGCGGGCAATATCTACACCCGCATCATGAACCCCACCACCGACGTACTGGAGCAACGCCTGGCCGCCATCGAAGGCGGCATTGCCGCCTTGTGCGTGGCCAGCGGCATGGCCGCGATTGCTTATACCGTGCAAACCCTAGCCGAAGCGGGCGACAACATCATCGCCACCAAAACCCTGTACGGCGGCACCTATAATCTGTTTGCCCACACCTTGCCCAAGCAAGGCATCGAAGTGCGCTTTATCGACCCCGCCAAACCGGAAGACATCGCCGCCCACACCGACGAGCGCACCAAGCTTGTGTATTGCGAAAGCATCGGCAACCCCGCCATCAATGTGGTCGATATCCCCGCCTTTGCCGCCGCCGCCCATGCCCAAGGCCTGCCCTTGGTGGTAGACAACACCGTGGCCTCACCGGCGCTGTGCCGCCCAATCGAGCTGGGTGCCGACATCGTGGTGGAATCGCTCACCAAATACATCGGCGGCCACGGCAACAGCATCGGCGGCGCCATTATCGACGGTGGCCGTTTCGACTGGACCGCAGGCGAGCGCTTCAAGGTGCTCACCACGCCAGACGTGTCTTATCACGGCGTGAATTACAGCGAACACTTCGGCGCCGCCGCCTTTATCGCCCGTGCCCGCGTGGTGCCGCTGCGCAACACCGGCGCCGCCATCAGCCCGATGAATGTGTTTTTCATTCTGCAAGGGCTGGAAACCTTGGCGCTACGCATGGAACGCCACAGCAGCAACGCCTTAAAAGTGGCCGAATTTCTGCAACAACACCCGCAAGTGGCGTGGGTAAACTACCCCGGCCTGGCCAATAGCCCTTATAAACCGCTGATTGAGCGCGATTGCAGCGGCCAAGCCTCCGGTTTGCTCAGCTTCGGCATTCAGGGCGGCATCGAAGCCGGCGGCCGCTTTATCGACGCCTTGCAACTGTTTACCCGCTTGGTGAACATTGGCGATGCCAAATCATTGGCCACCCACCCCGCTTCCACCACCCATCGCCAGCTCAATGCCGCCGAGCTGGCCGCCGCCGGGGTGAGCGAAGACATGGTGCGCTTAAGCGTGGGCATTGAGCACATCGACGACTTGCTGGCCGACTTAAGCCAGGCATTGGCCGCCGCATAAGTGCAAACCCCATTGCCACGATTTTCGGCTTTCATCAACGCATAAAAAACCGCAGCCAAAGGCTGCGGTTTTTTATGGCATTGGTGTTTTCAGGCAGCCTTAGCACATTGCTGCAACACCGCCACCGCGGGCAGGGTTTTGCCTTCCAGAAATTCCAAGAACGCGCCGCCACCGGTGCTGATGTAGTCGATGTCGTCGGTAATGCCGAATTTGGCAATCGCCGCCAAGGTGTCGCCGCCACCGGCAATCGAAAAGCCTTTACTACGGGCAATGGCCTGCGCCAAGGTGTGGGTGCCGTTGGCAAAGGCGTCAAATTCAAACACGCCCACCGGGCCATTCCACACAATGGTGCCGGCGGCTTGGAGCAAATCGGCCAAGGCGGCGGCCGATTGCGGGCCGATATCCAAAATCAGGTCGTCGTCGGCCACATCGTTGATGTTTTTCACCGTGGCGGGTGCATCGGCGGCAAAGGTTTTGGCCACCACCACATCGGTGGGCAGCGGCACTTGGCCGCCTTTGGCGGCGATTTTGGCCATAATCCGGCTGGATTCGGCCAGCAAATCGGGCTCGGCCAGCGATTGGCCGATATTGTGTCCGGCTGCCTGCAAAAAGGTGTTGGCAATGCCGCCGCCCACAATCAATTGGTCTACTTTATCAGCCAAGCTTTCCAAAATGGTGAGTTTGGTGGACACTTTGCTGCCCGCCACAATCGCCACCAGCGGGTGTTTGGGCTGTTGCAATGCCGCGCCCAGCGCATCCAATTCCGCTGCCAGCAATACCCCGGCACAGGCCAGCGGCGCGGCTTTGGCCACGGCTTCGGTGGAGGCTTCGGCGCGGTGGGCGGTGCCGAAAGCATCGTTTACATAGATATCACACAAGGCGGCATAGGCGGCACCCAAAGCAGAATCGTTTTTCTTTTCGCCCACATTCAGGCGCACATTGGGCAACATGGCCACGGTGC contains:
- a CDS encoding phosphoglycerate kinase produces the protein MPFLKLTDQDLTAKTILIRADMNVPLQDGIIGDDTRIRASLASIRHCIDHGAAVIVMTHLGRPTEGAPKPADSVAPVAERLGALLEQPVAVLENWRDGKPNLPAGTVAMLPNVRLNVGEKKNDSALGAAYAALCDIYVNDAFGTAHRAEASTEAVAKAAPLACAGVLLAAELDALGAALQQPKHPLVAIVAGSKVSTKLTILESLADKVDQLIVGGGIANTFLQAAGHNIGQSLAEPDLLAESSRIMAKIAAKGGQVPLPTDVVVAKTFAADAPATVKNINDVADDDLILDIGPQSAAALADLLQAAGTIVWNGPVGVFEFDAFANGTHTLAQAIARSKGFSIAGGGDTLAAIAKFGITDDIDYISTGGGAFLEFLEGKTLPAVAVLQQCAKAA
- a CDS encoding O-acetylhomoserine aminocarboxypropyltransferase/cysteine synthase family protein, with translation MKLETQAIHAGYSPDPTTKAVAVPIYQTASYAFDNTQHGADLFNLNVAGNIYTRIMNPTTDVLEQRLAAIEGGIAALCVASGMAAIAYTVQTLAEAGDNIIATKTLYGGTYNLFAHTLPKQGIEVRFIDPAKPEDIAAHTDERTKLVYCESIGNPAINVVDIPAFAAAAHAQGLPLVVDNTVASPALCRPIELGADIVVESLTKYIGGHGNSIGGAIIDGGRFDWTAGERFKVLTTPDVSYHGVNYSEHFGAAAFIARARVVPLRNTGAAISPMNVFFILQGLETLALRMERHSSNALKVAEFLQQHPQVAWVNYPGLANSPYKPLIERDCSGQASGLLSFGIQGGIEAGGRFIDALQLFTRLVNIGDAKSLATHPASTTHRQLNAAELAAAGVSEDMVRLSVGIEHIDDLLADLSQALAAA